From the Dunckerocampus dactyliophorus isolate RoL2022-P2 chromosome 12, RoL_Ddac_1.1, whole genome shotgun sequence genome, one window contains:
- the numbl gene encoding numb-like protein isoform X2: MTSCGEMGDAIEPSTREHVTPEMNKLRQSLRRKKPTYVPEASRPHQWQADEEAVRKGKCNFSVRYLGLVEVEESRGMHVCEEAVKKLKVSGKKTVKAVLWVSADGLRVVDDKTKDLIVDQTIEKVSFCAPDRNYDKAFSYICRDGTTRRWMCHCFMALKDSGERLSHAVGCAFAACLERKQRREKECGVTASFDATRTSFVREGSFRTNSSCSQQGSTTSERDDKVQDKNKDQPSVHAALPPGTASPPEGAASPMERPEPGGPHAIPRRHAPIEQLVRQGSFRGFPALSQKNSPFKRQLSLRLNDLPSTLQRKTDFDFEAKNSVLEMDMGLPGEGDINALCCQINTSFTKPSEDPFSNPCSSAGGLPTCVVPAALPPPPAPMQAASSWVQPDPSLHSPPPVSVAMQSGHKRTPSEAERWLEEVSKAVKAQQTPPPGPAIPTIPGPPSVSSQQMSSQASVCSMSMSKPLIAGPSALSAQAPMPLPPISISSVPLIPGPPISSPPMSLPSMSIPTMSGPSMSGAPMIQPSLPGPRGSLPSSMQPFPLAFDATPAPVGMFASQPVQPAFVPMQTYMPGLASSMTYPNVSVPVVGITPSQMVANVFCTATGSSSTAGAIGSGVGGPKVGTLVTGSTHHSYSGAPGAVGTTGVFCTPFSSTPPLSTAINGLPPHSSTTSALPNGTSNSGRSGSTSSWPPEGSQLTAPVASNSKDDDRFEAKWAALETKPAAQAPGSKTSAAAAANPFSNNLQKTFEIEL; the protein is encoded by the exons ATGACTTCTTGTGGTGAGATGGGGGATGCCATCGAGCCCAG TACCAGGGAGCACGTGACCCCGGAGATGAACAAGCTTCGTCAGAGCCTGAGGAGGAAGAAGCCCACCTATGTGCCGGAGGCCAGCAGACCACACCAGTGGCAGGCGGACGAGGAGGCTGTACGCAAGGGCAAATGTAACTTCTCTGTACGG TACCTGGGCttggtggaggtggaggagtcGAGaggcatgcatgtgtgtgaggaGGCAGTGAAGAAGCTTAAAGTT AGCGGGAAGAAGACGGTAAAGGCGGTATTGTGGGTTTCAGCAGATGGACTCAGAGTGGTTGATGATAAAACAAAG GACCTCATAGTGGACCAGACCATAGAGAAGGTGTCCTTTTGTGCTCCTGATCGAAACTATGACAAGGCTTTCTCCTACATCTGCCGTGACGGGACCACCAGACGATGGATGTGCCACTGCTTCATGGCTCTCAAAGACTCG GGAGAGCGACTGAGCCATGCGGTAGGCTGTGCCTTTGCTGCCTGTTTGGAGAGGAAACAGCGTAGGGAGAAGGAGTGTGGGGTGACGGCATCTTTCGACGCCACTCGGACGTCTTTCGTACGGGAGGGTTCCTTCCGCACTAACTCTTCCTGCAGCCAGCAAGGTAGCACCACCAGTGAACGTGACGACAAAGTGCAGGATAAGAATAAAG ACCAGCCTTCGGTTCATGCTGCCCTGCCCCCTGGTACTGCTTCTCCGCCTGAGGGTGCGGCATCACCCATGGAACGACCAGAACCTGGTGGGCCTCATGCTATCCCCCGCCGCCATGCGCCCATTGAGCAACTAGTGCGTCAAGGCTCATTCCGGGGATTTCCAGCTCTCAGTCAGAAAAACTCACCCTTCAAGAGGCAGCTGTCTCTCCGTCTCAATGACCTGCCATCCACACTGCAACGCAAGACTGACTTTGACTTTGAGGCCAAGAACTCTG TACTAGAGATGGATATGGGTTTGCCAGGTGAGGGAGACATCAATGCCCTGTGTTGTcagatcaacacctccttcacaAAGCCTTCTGAGGATCCATTCTCCAATCCCTGTTCATCTGCGGGTGGCCTGCCAACCTGCGTTGTGCCCGCAGCCTTGCCCCCGCCACCAGCACCAATGCAGG CTGCATCTTCTTGGGTTCAGCCGGATCCTTCTCTTCACTCTCCTCCTCCTGTCTCCGTGGCGATGCAGAGTGGACACAAACGTACACCGTCCGAGGCAGAAAGATGGTTAGAAGAGGTCTCCAAGGCAGTCAAGGCTCAGCAGACGCCCCCACCGGGCCCTGCCATCCCCACCATTCCGGGGCCGCCCTCTGTATCAAGTCAGCAGATGTCCAGTCAGGCCTCGGTGTGCAGTATGTCCATGTCCAAACCCCTCATCGCAGGCCCCTCTGCTCTCTCAGCTCAGGCTCCAATGCCTCTTCCACCTATTTCCATATCATCTGTCCCCCTGATACCCGGCCCTCCAATTTCCAGCCCCCCTATGTCTTTGCCTTCCATGTCCATCCCCACAATGTCTGGTCCAAGTATGTCAGGAGCCCCCATGATCCAGCCCTCTCTCCCTGGACCCCGAGGCTCCCTCCCAAGCTCCATGCAGCCCTTTCCTTTGGCCTTCGATGCCACTCCGGCTCCTGTTGGGATGTTCGCCAGTCAGCCTGTCCAACCGGCTTTTGTTCCCATGCAAACATACATGCCAGGCTTGGCTAGCAGTATGACCTACCCAAATGTCAGCGTACCTGTGGTAGGAATCACTCCATCTCAAATGGTGGCCAATGTCTTCTGCACGGCCACAGGCTCATCCAGCACTGCAGGTGCCATTGGCTCTGGAGTCGGAGGGCCTAAAGTGGGCACCCTGGTAACAGGCAGCACCCATCATTCTTACTCAGGAGCACCTGGTGCAGTTGGTACCACCGGTGTTTTTTGCACACCATTCTCCTCTACTCCTCCACTTTCAACAGCCATAAATGGCCTCCCACCACACAGCAGCACCACATCAGCCCTTCCCAATGGAACCTCTAACAGCGGCAGAAGTGGCAGCACCAGTAGCTGGCCGCCGGAGGGAAGCCAGCTGACTGCTCCCGTGGCCAGTAATTCCAAAGACGACGACCGCTTCGAGGCCAAGTGGGCTGCACTTGAGACCAAACCAGCGGCTCAGGCGCCTGGAAGCAAgacttcagcagcagcagcagccaatcCATTTTCAAACAACTTGCAAAAGACTTTTGAGATTGAGCTCTAA
- the numbl gene encoding numb-like protein isoform X3, which produces MNKLRQSLRRKKPTYVPEASRPHQWQADEEAVRKGKCNFSVRYLGLVEVEESRGMHVCEEAVKKLKVSGKKTVKAVLWVSADGLRVVDDKTKDLIVDQTIEKVSFCAPDRNYDKAFSYICRDGTTRRWMCHCFMALKDSGERLSHAVGCAFAACLERKQRREKECGVTASFDATRTSFVREGSFRTNSSCSQQGSTTSERDDKVQDKNKDQPSVHAALPPGTASPPEGAASPMERPEPGGPHAIPRRHAPIEQLVRQGSFRGFPALSQKNSPFKRQLSLRLNDLPSTLQRKTDFDFEAKNSVLEMDMGLPGEGDINALCCQINTSFTKPSEDPFSNPCSSAGGLPTCVVPAALPPPPAPMQAASSWVQPDPSLHSPPPVSVAMQSGHKRTPSEAERWLEEVSKAVKAQQTPPPGPAIPTIPGPPSVSSQQMSSQASVCSMSMSKPLIAGPSALSAQAPMPLPPISISSVPLIPGPPISSPPMSLPSMSIPTMSGPSMSGAPMIQPSLPGPRGSLPSSMQPFPLAFDATPAPVGMFASQPVQPAFVPMQTYMPGLASSMTYPNVSVPVVGITPSQMVANVFCTATGSSSTAGAIGSGVGGPKVGTLVTGSTHHSYSGAPGAVGTTGVFCTPFSSTPPLSTAINGLPPHSSTTSALPNGTSNSGRSGSTSSWPPEGSQLTAPVASNSKDDDRFEAKWAALETKPAAQAPGSKTSAAAAANPFSNNLQKTFEIEL; this is translated from the exons ATGAACAAGCTTCGTCAGAGCCTGAGGAGGAAGAAGCCCACCTATGTGCCGGAGGCCAGCAGACCACACCAGTGGCAGGCGGACGAGGAGGCTGTACGCAAGGGCAAATGTAACTTCTCTGTACGG TACCTGGGCttggtggaggtggaggagtcGAGaggcatgcatgtgtgtgaggaGGCAGTGAAGAAGCTTAAAGTT AGCGGGAAGAAGACGGTAAAGGCGGTATTGTGGGTTTCAGCAGATGGACTCAGAGTGGTTGATGATAAAACAAAG GACCTCATAGTGGACCAGACCATAGAGAAGGTGTCCTTTTGTGCTCCTGATCGAAACTATGACAAGGCTTTCTCCTACATCTGCCGTGACGGGACCACCAGACGATGGATGTGCCACTGCTTCATGGCTCTCAAAGACTCG GGAGAGCGACTGAGCCATGCGGTAGGCTGTGCCTTTGCTGCCTGTTTGGAGAGGAAACAGCGTAGGGAGAAGGAGTGTGGGGTGACGGCATCTTTCGACGCCACTCGGACGTCTTTCGTACGGGAGGGTTCCTTCCGCACTAACTCTTCCTGCAGCCAGCAAGGTAGCACCACCAGTGAACGTGACGACAAAGTGCAGGATAAGAATAAAG ACCAGCCTTCGGTTCATGCTGCCCTGCCCCCTGGTACTGCTTCTCCGCCTGAGGGTGCGGCATCACCCATGGAACGACCAGAACCTGGTGGGCCTCATGCTATCCCCCGCCGCCATGCGCCCATTGAGCAACTAGTGCGTCAAGGCTCATTCCGGGGATTTCCAGCTCTCAGTCAGAAAAACTCACCCTTCAAGAGGCAGCTGTCTCTCCGTCTCAATGACCTGCCATCCACACTGCAACGCAAGACTGACTTTGACTTTGAGGCCAAGAACTCTG TACTAGAGATGGATATGGGTTTGCCAGGTGAGGGAGACATCAATGCCCTGTGTTGTcagatcaacacctccttcacaAAGCCTTCTGAGGATCCATTCTCCAATCCCTGTTCATCTGCGGGTGGCCTGCCAACCTGCGTTGTGCCCGCAGCCTTGCCCCCGCCACCAGCACCAATGCAGG CTGCATCTTCTTGGGTTCAGCCGGATCCTTCTCTTCACTCTCCTCCTCCTGTCTCCGTGGCGATGCAGAGTGGACACAAACGTACACCGTCCGAGGCAGAAAGATGGTTAGAAGAGGTCTCCAAGGCAGTCAAGGCTCAGCAGACGCCCCCACCGGGCCCTGCCATCCCCACCATTCCGGGGCCGCCCTCTGTATCAAGTCAGCAGATGTCCAGTCAGGCCTCGGTGTGCAGTATGTCCATGTCCAAACCCCTCATCGCAGGCCCCTCTGCTCTCTCAGCTCAGGCTCCAATGCCTCTTCCACCTATTTCCATATCATCTGTCCCCCTGATACCCGGCCCTCCAATTTCCAGCCCCCCTATGTCTTTGCCTTCCATGTCCATCCCCACAATGTCTGGTCCAAGTATGTCAGGAGCCCCCATGATCCAGCCCTCTCTCCCTGGACCCCGAGGCTCCCTCCCAAGCTCCATGCAGCCCTTTCCTTTGGCCTTCGATGCCACTCCGGCTCCTGTTGGGATGTTCGCCAGTCAGCCTGTCCAACCGGCTTTTGTTCCCATGCAAACATACATGCCAGGCTTGGCTAGCAGTATGACCTACCCAAATGTCAGCGTACCTGTGGTAGGAATCACTCCATCTCAAATGGTGGCCAATGTCTTCTGCACGGCCACAGGCTCATCCAGCACTGCAGGTGCCATTGGCTCTGGAGTCGGAGGGCCTAAAGTGGGCACCCTGGTAACAGGCAGCACCCATCATTCTTACTCAGGAGCACCTGGTGCAGTTGGTACCACCGGTGTTTTTTGCACACCATTCTCCTCTACTCCTCCACTTTCAACAGCCATAAATGGCCTCCCACCACACAGCAGCACCACATCAGCCCTTCCCAATGGAACCTCTAACAGCGGCAGAAGTGGCAGCACCAGTAGCTGGCCGCCGGAGGGAAGCCAGCTGACTGCTCCCGTGGCCAGTAATTCCAAAGACGACGACCGCTTCGAGGCCAAGTGGGCTGCACTTGAGACCAAACCAGCGGCTCAGGCGCCTGGAAGCAAgacttcagcagcagcagcagccaatcCATTTTCAAACAACTTGCAAAAGACTTTTGAGATTGAGCTCTAA
- the numbl gene encoding numb-like protein isoform X1: MEFYRTFSVYAECRCIVLCGTTLDAFFLHGTREHVTPEMNKLRQSLRRKKPTYVPEASRPHQWQADEEAVRKGKCNFSVRYLGLVEVEESRGMHVCEEAVKKLKVSGKKTVKAVLWVSADGLRVVDDKTKDLIVDQTIEKVSFCAPDRNYDKAFSYICRDGTTRRWMCHCFMALKDSGERLSHAVGCAFAACLERKQRREKECGVTASFDATRTSFVREGSFRTNSSCSQQGSTTSERDDKVQDKNKDQPSVHAALPPGTASPPEGAASPMERPEPGGPHAIPRRHAPIEQLVRQGSFRGFPALSQKNSPFKRQLSLRLNDLPSTLQRKTDFDFEAKNSVLEMDMGLPGEGDINALCCQINTSFTKPSEDPFSNPCSSAGGLPTCVVPAALPPPPAPMQAASSWVQPDPSLHSPPPVSVAMQSGHKRTPSEAERWLEEVSKAVKAQQTPPPGPAIPTIPGPPSVSSQQMSSQASVCSMSMSKPLIAGPSALSAQAPMPLPPISISSVPLIPGPPISSPPMSLPSMSIPTMSGPSMSGAPMIQPSLPGPRGSLPSSMQPFPLAFDATPAPVGMFASQPVQPAFVPMQTYMPGLASSMTYPNVSVPVVGITPSQMVANVFCTATGSSSTAGAIGSGVGGPKVGTLVTGSTHHSYSGAPGAVGTTGVFCTPFSSTPPLSTAINGLPPHSSTTSALPNGTSNSGRSGSTSSWPPEGSQLTAPVASNSKDDDRFEAKWAALETKPAAQAPGSKTSAAAAANPFSNNLQKTFEIEL, encoded by the exons ATGGAGTTTTACCGTACGTTTTCTGTTTATGCCGAGTGTCGTTGTATAGTTTTGTGTGGGACAACTTTGGATGCTTTCTTTCTGCATGG TACCAGGGAGCACGTGACCCCGGAGATGAACAAGCTTCGTCAGAGCCTGAGGAGGAAGAAGCCCACCTATGTGCCGGAGGCCAGCAGACCACACCAGTGGCAGGCGGACGAGGAGGCTGTACGCAAGGGCAAATGTAACTTCTCTGTACGG TACCTGGGCttggtggaggtggaggagtcGAGaggcatgcatgtgtgtgaggaGGCAGTGAAGAAGCTTAAAGTT AGCGGGAAGAAGACGGTAAAGGCGGTATTGTGGGTTTCAGCAGATGGACTCAGAGTGGTTGATGATAAAACAAAG GACCTCATAGTGGACCAGACCATAGAGAAGGTGTCCTTTTGTGCTCCTGATCGAAACTATGACAAGGCTTTCTCCTACATCTGCCGTGACGGGACCACCAGACGATGGATGTGCCACTGCTTCATGGCTCTCAAAGACTCG GGAGAGCGACTGAGCCATGCGGTAGGCTGTGCCTTTGCTGCCTGTTTGGAGAGGAAACAGCGTAGGGAGAAGGAGTGTGGGGTGACGGCATCTTTCGACGCCACTCGGACGTCTTTCGTACGGGAGGGTTCCTTCCGCACTAACTCTTCCTGCAGCCAGCAAGGTAGCACCACCAGTGAACGTGACGACAAAGTGCAGGATAAGAATAAAG ACCAGCCTTCGGTTCATGCTGCCCTGCCCCCTGGTACTGCTTCTCCGCCTGAGGGTGCGGCATCACCCATGGAACGACCAGAACCTGGTGGGCCTCATGCTATCCCCCGCCGCCATGCGCCCATTGAGCAACTAGTGCGTCAAGGCTCATTCCGGGGATTTCCAGCTCTCAGTCAGAAAAACTCACCCTTCAAGAGGCAGCTGTCTCTCCGTCTCAATGACCTGCCATCCACACTGCAACGCAAGACTGACTTTGACTTTGAGGCCAAGAACTCTG TACTAGAGATGGATATGGGTTTGCCAGGTGAGGGAGACATCAATGCCCTGTGTTGTcagatcaacacctccttcacaAAGCCTTCTGAGGATCCATTCTCCAATCCCTGTTCATCTGCGGGTGGCCTGCCAACCTGCGTTGTGCCCGCAGCCTTGCCCCCGCCACCAGCACCAATGCAGG CTGCATCTTCTTGGGTTCAGCCGGATCCTTCTCTTCACTCTCCTCCTCCTGTCTCCGTGGCGATGCAGAGTGGACACAAACGTACACCGTCCGAGGCAGAAAGATGGTTAGAAGAGGTCTCCAAGGCAGTCAAGGCTCAGCAGACGCCCCCACCGGGCCCTGCCATCCCCACCATTCCGGGGCCGCCCTCTGTATCAAGTCAGCAGATGTCCAGTCAGGCCTCGGTGTGCAGTATGTCCATGTCCAAACCCCTCATCGCAGGCCCCTCTGCTCTCTCAGCTCAGGCTCCAATGCCTCTTCCACCTATTTCCATATCATCTGTCCCCCTGATACCCGGCCCTCCAATTTCCAGCCCCCCTATGTCTTTGCCTTCCATGTCCATCCCCACAATGTCTGGTCCAAGTATGTCAGGAGCCCCCATGATCCAGCCCTCTCTCCCTGGACCCCGAGGCTCCCTCCCAAGCTCCATGCAGCCCTTTCCTTTGGCCTTCGATGCCACTCCGGCTCCTGTTGGGATGTTCGCCAGTCAGCCTGTCCAACCGGCTTTTGTTCCCATGCAAACATACATGCCAGGCTTGGCTAGCAGTATGACCTACCCAAATGTCAGCGTACCTGTGGTAGGAATCACTCCATCTCAAATGGTGGCCAATGTCTTCTGCACGGCCACAGGCTCATCCAGCACTGCAGGTGCCATTGGCTCTGGAGTCGGAGGGCCTAAAGTGGGCACCCTGGTAACAGGCAGCACCCATCATTCTTACTCAGGAGCACCTGGTGCAGTTGGTACCACCGGTGTTTTTTGCACACCATTCTCCTCTACTCCTCCACTTTCAACAGCCATAAATGGCCTCCCACCACACAGCAGCACCACATCAGCCCTTCCCAATGGAACCTCTAACAGCGGCAGAAGTGGCAGCACCAGTAGCTGGCCGCCGGAGGGAAGCCAGCTGACTGCTCCCGTGGCCAGTAATTCCAAAGACGACGACCGCTTCGAGGCCAAGTGGGCTGCACTTGAGACCAAACCAGCGGCTCAGGCGCCTGGAAGCAAgacttcagcagcagcagcagccaatcCATTTTCAAACAACTTGCAAAAGACTTTTGAGATTGAGCTCTAA